One region of Brachyhypopomus gauderio isolate BG-103 chromosome 9, BGAUD_0.2, whole genome shotgun sequence genomic DNA includes:
- the lpin1b gene encoding phosphatidate phosphatase LPIN1 isoform X1, whose amino-acid sequence MLCTAGTSETMNYVGQLAGHVVVQVRELYRGLNPATLSGCIDVIVVRRADGSMHCSPFHVRFGKLGVLRSREKLVDIEVNGEPVSLHMKLGDNGEAFFVEETENDQEVVPSYLVTSPISSDAETLVASCAQTPGAGGGEGGGMGKKRRKRRRKSRVDSTKRETSAGSSGDDDVFSIDTVTSGGAERGRTSSRDEVVNAGCSTGSYKHIGVYAHSDGDWTPIHSPNVSRPCSPKSDSELVTKAGEGRQQDPAMQWAWGELPQPSFLPSKPEPAATSPVSIPVSNSTHFRVIPNASATKELHHGNNSTSPQLFIPTVTAAEGAGPECLKVKAQPMRTDLDRLSAGTEDIAVGKDPMRAYNGPNGQDPGPMRIMDAEMTAMIPAHVVAEVEAGRVVAMETHPQNKTDSPTKRKDKRSRHLGSDGVYLDDITELEPEVAALYFPKSGTGRACENTGRRGNTSPQSVGSSDSGVDSHWDQPTELLSVTLSLCGGLTDSRDINKEHFQEKVVSYHQFSANPALIEDPNLVLKIGAKYYNWSTAAPILLAMQVFQKPLPKATVDSIVKEKMPRKSGRWWFSWRGRGNSTKPDAAAVNGSPAGTDHTGKMAAISRRKDESSSSDEDHLSAMQSASFAQSDPVLPQGGVSYRKTLRLSAEQLAGLQLKEGPNDVVFSVTTQYQGTCRCEGTIYLWNWNDKIIISDIDGTITRSDTLGHILPTLGKDWTHQGIARLFHKVSQNGYKFMYCSARAIGMAGMTRGYLHWVNESGTMLPQGPVLLSPSSLFSALHREVIEKKPEKFKVECLTDIKNLFYPNTQPFYAAFGNRATDVYSYKEVGVSLNRIFTVNPKGELVQEHAKTNVSSYARLGEVVDHVFPLVKRSSSSDFPCSDTYSQFTFWREQIPMVDSQDSRKPSS is encoded by the exons ATGCTGTGCACTGCTGGAACG AGCGAGACGATGAACTATGTGGGGCAGCTGGCGGGTCATGTGGTGGTTCAGGTGAGGGAGTTGTATCGGGGCCTGAACCCGGCCACACTGTCGGGCTGCATCGACGTGATCGTGGTGCGCCGGGCCGACGGCTCCATGCACTGTTCCCCCTTCCACGTCCGCTTTGGCAAACTAGGAGTCCTGCGCTCACGGGAGAAACTG GTGGACATAGAGGTGAACGGTGAGCCTGTCAGTTTGCACATGAAGTTAGGAGATAATGGGGAGGCCTTCTTCGTGGAGGAGACAGAGAACGACCAG GAGGTGGTGCCGTCGTACCTGGTCACCTCCCCAATCTCGTCGGACGCCGAGACACTAGTGGCGTCTTGCGCCCAGACACCGGGGGCTGGCGGGGGGGAGGGCGGCGGCAtggggaagaagaggaggaagaggaggaggaagtccAGGGTGGACAGCACGAAGAGAGAGACGAGCGCGGGCTCCTCTGGTGACGACGACGTCTTCAGCATTGACACGGTTACCAGCGGTGGAGCCGAACGCGGcag GACCTCTTCTAGAGATGAAGTGGTGAATGCTGGTTGTTCCACTGGCTCCTATAAACACATTGGAGTGTATGCTCACTCTGATGGAGACTGGACCCCAATCCACAG tcctAATGTCTCTCGGCCCTGCTCACCCAAGAGTGACTCTGAGCTCGTCACGAAGGCGGGTGAGGGCAGACAGCAGGACCCAGCCATGCAGTGGGCCTGGGGAGAGCTTCCTCAG CCATCCTTCCTGCCGTCGAAGCCGGAACCGGCCGCCACGAGTCCTGTCTCCATACCCGTTTCCAACAGCACACACTTCAGAGTCATCCCTAACGCCTCGGCTACCAAGGAACTACACCATGGCAACAACAGCACGTCTCCACAGCTCTTCATTCCCACGGTGACTGCAgccgagggggcggggccagaatGCCTAAAGGTCAAGGCACAGCCAATGAGGACAGACTTGGATCGCCTAAGCGCAGGGACTGAGGACATTGCTGTAGGGAAGGATCCAATGAGAGCGTACAATGGCCCTAACGGACAGGATCCAGGGCCAATGAGAATAATGGATGCAGAGATGACGGCGATGATACCGGCACACGTGGTGGCAGAGGTTGAGGCTGGGCGGGTGGTGGCTATGGAAACGCATCCACAAAACAAAACTGATTCCCCCACCAAAAGAAAAG ACAAGAGAAGCCGCCATCTTGGTTCTGATGGGGTGTACCTCGATGACATCACCGAGCTGGAGCCGGAAGTGGCGGCCCTCTACTTTCCTAAGAG tggCACGGGGCGAGCGTGTGAGAACACAGGGCGCAGGGGAAACACGTCTCCTCAGTCTGTGGGCAGCTCAGACAGCGGGGTGGACAGCCACTGGGACCAGCCCACAGAGCTCCTGTCTgtcaccctctctctgtgtggagGACTGACTGACAGCAGGGACATCAATAAAG AGCACTTTCAGGAGAAGGTTGTGTCTTACCACCAGTTTTCGGCAAATCCAGCCCTCATAGAAGACCCGAATCTCGTGCTGAAAATCGGTGCCAA GTATTACAACTGGAGCACTGCTGCCCCCATCCTGCTAGCCATGCAGGTGTTTCAGAAGCCACTGCccaag GCCACCGTAGACAGCATTGTGAAGGAGAAGATGCCGAGGAAGAGTGGACGCTGGTGGTTTTcatggagaggaagaggaaacaGTACCAaaccg GATGCTGCAGCCGTGAACGGATCCCCTGCAGGAACAGATCATACAGGGAAGATGGCGGCCATCAGCAG GCGGAAGGATGAATCCTCCTCCAGTGATGAAGACCATCTTTCAGCCATGCAGTCAGCCAGCTTTGCCCAATCAGATCCCGTACTTCCCCAAGGGGGTGTGTCTTATAGGAAGACGCTCCGCCTCTCCGCTGAACAGCTG gCTGGCCTGCAGTTAAAGGAAGGCCCCAATGATGTGGTGTTCAGTGTCACCACTCAGTACCAGGGAACGTGTCGTTGTGAGGGGACCATATACCTGTGGAACTGGAACGACAAGATTATCATCTCAGACATTGACGGCACGATCACCAG ATCCGACACTCTGGGACACATACTGCCCACTCTGGGTAAGGATTGGACGCACCAAGGCATCGCCCGCCTCTTCCACAAAGTCAGCCA gaatggCTATAAGTTCATGTATTGCTCGGCGCGGGCGATCGGTATGGCGGGTATGACGCGTGGCTACCTGCACTGGGTGAATGAGAGCGGCACCATGTTGCCCCAGGGGCCGGTCCTGCTCAGTCCCAGTAGCCTGTTCTCCGCCCTGCACCG GGAGGTGATTGAGAAGAAGCCAGAGAAGTTTAAGGTGGAATGTCTGACCGACATCAAGAACCTGTTCTACCCAAACACACAGCCATTCTATGCTGCTTTTGGGAACAGGGCTACT GACGTGTACTCGTATAAGGAGGTGGGAGTTTCCTTGAACAGGATCTTCACGGTCAACCCCAAAGGAGAGCTGGTACAAGAGCACGCCAAGACCAACGTCTCCTC gtacgCACGCCTGGGTGAGGTGGTGGACCATGTCTTCCCCCTCGTAAAAAGATCCAGTTCATCTGATTTCCCCTGCAGTGACACATATAGCCAGTTCACTTTCTGGAGAGAACAGATCCCCATGGTGGACAGTCAAGACAGCAGGAAACCCAGTAGCTga
- the lpin1b gene encoding phosphatidate phosphatase LPIN1 isoform X2: MLCTAGTSETMNYVGQLAGHVVVQVRELYRGLNPATLSGCIDVIVVRRADGSMHCSPFHVRFGKLGVLRSREKLVDIEVNGEPVSLHMKLGDNGEAFFVEETENDQEVVPSYLVTSPISSDAETLVASCAQTPGAGGGEGGGMGKKRRKRRRKSRVDSTKRETSAGSSGDDDVFSIDTVTSGGAERGRTSSRDEVVNAGCSTGSYKHIGVYAHSDGDWTPIHSPNVSRPCSPKSDSELVTKAGEGRQQDPAMQWAWGELPQPSFLPSKPEPAATSPVSIPVSNSTHFRVIPNASATKELHHGNNSTSPQLFIPTVTAAEGAGPECLKVKAQPMRTDLDRLSAGTEDIAVGKDPMRAYNGPNGQDPGPMRIMDAEMTAMIPAHVVAEVEAGRVVAMETHPQNKTDSPTKRKDKRSRHLGSDGVYLDDITELEPEVAALYFPKSGTGRACENTGRRGNTSPQSVGSSDSGVDSHWDQPTELLSVTLSLCGGLTDSRDINKEHFQEKVVSYHQFSANPALIEDPNLVLKIGAKYYNWSTAAPILLAMQVFQKPLPKATVDSIVKEKMPRKSGRWWFSWRGRGNSTKPDAAAVNGSPAGTDHTGKMAAISRRKDESSSSDEDHLSAMQSASFAQSDPVLPQGGVSYRKTLRLSAEQLAGLQLKEGPNDVVFSVTTQYQGTCRCEGTIYLWNWNDKIIISDIDGTITRSDTLGHILPTLGKDWTHQGIARLFHKVSQNGYKFMYCSARAIGMAGMTRGYLHWVNESGTMLPQGPVLLSPSSLFSALHREVIEKKPEKFKVECLTDIKNLFYPNTQPFYAAFGNRATDVYSYKEVGVSLNRIFTVNPKGELVQEHAKTNVSS, encoded by the exons ATGCTGTGCACTGCTGGAACG AGCGAGACGATGAACTATGTGGGGCAGCTGGCGGGTCATGTGGTGGTTCAGGTGAGGGAGTTGTATCGGGGCCTGAACCCGGCCACACTGTCGGGCTGCATCGACGTGATCGTGGTGCGCCGGGCCGACGGCTCCATGCACTGTTCCCCCTTCCACGTCCGCTTTGGCAAACTAGGAGTCCTGCGCTCACGGGAGAAACTG GTGGACATAGAGGTGAACGGTGAGCCTGTCAGTTTGCACATGAAGTTAGGAGATAATGGGGAGGCCTTCTTCGTGGAGGAGACAGAGAACGACCAG GAGGTGGTGCCGTCGTACCTGGTCACCTCCCCAATCTCGTCGGACGCCGAGACACTAGTGGCGTCTTGCGCCCAGACACCGGGGGCTGGCGGGGGGGAGGGCGGCGGCAtggggaagaagaggaggaagaggaggaggaagtccAGGGTGGACAGCACGAAGAGAGAGACGAGCGCGGGCTCCTCTGGTGACGACGACGTCTTCAGCATTGACACGGTTACCAGCGGTGGAGCCGAACGCGGcag GACCTCTTCTAGAGATGAAGTGGTGAATGCTGGTTGTTCCACTGGCTCCTATAAACACATTGGAGTGTATGCTCACTCTGATGGAGACTGGACCCCAATCCACAG tcctAATGTCTCTCGGCCCTGCTCACCCAAGAGTGACTCTGAGCTCGTCACGAAGGCGGGTGAGGGCAGACAGCAGGACCCAGCCATGCAGTGGGCCTGGGGAGAGCTTCCTCAG CCATCCTTCCTGCCGTCGAAGCCGGAACCGGCCGCCACGAGTCCTGTCTCCATACCCGTTTCCAACAGCACACACTTCAGAGTCATCCCTAACGCCTCGGCTACCAAGGAACTACACCATGGCAACAACAGCACGTCTCCACAGCTCTTCATTCCCACGGTGACTGCAgccgagggggcggggccagaatGCCTAAAGGTCAAGGCACAGCCAATGAGGACAGACTTGGATCGCCTAAGCGCAGGGACTGAGGACATTGCTGTAGGGAAGGATCCAATGAGAGCGTACAATGGCCCTAACGGACAGGATCCAGGGCCAATGAGAATAATGGATGCAGAGATGACGGCGATGATACCGGCACACGTGGTGGCAGAGGTTGAGGCTGGGCGGGTGGTGGCTATGGAAACGCATCCACAAAACAAAACTGATTCCCCCACCAAAAGAAAAG ACAAGAGAAGCCGCCATCTTGGTTCTGATGGGGTGTACCTCGATGACATCACCGAGCTGGAGCCGGAAGTGGCGGCCCTCTACTTTCCTAAGAG tggCACGGGGCGAGCGTGTGAGAACACAGGGCGCAGGGGAAACACGTCTCCTCAGTCTGTGGGCAGCTCAGACAGCGGGGTGGACAGCCACTGGGACCAGCCCACAGAGCTCCTGTCTgtcaccctctctctgtgtggagGACTGACTGACAGCAGGGACATCAATAAAG AGCACTTTCAGGAGAAGGTTGTGTCTTACCACCAGTTTTCGGCAAATCCAGCCCTCATAGAAGACCCGAATCTCGTGCTGAAAATCGGTGCCAA GTATTACAACTGGAGCACTGCTGCCCCCATCCTGCTAGCCATGCAGGTGTTTCAGAAGCCACTGCccaag GCCACCGTAGACAGCATTGTGAAGGAGAAGATGCCGAGGAAGAGTGGACGCTGGTGGTTTTcatggagaggaagaggaaacaGTACCAaaccg GATGCTGCAGCCGTGAACGGATCCCCTGCAGGAACAGATCATACAGGGAAGATGGCGGCCATCAGCAG GCGGAAGGATGAATCCTCCTCCAGTGATGAAGACCATCTTTCAGCCATGCAGTCAGCCAGCTTTGCCCAATCAGATCCCGTACTTCCCCAAGGGGGTGTGTCTTATAGGAAGACGCTCCGCCTCTCCGCTGAACAGCTG gCTGGCCTGCAGTTAAAGGAAGGCCCCAATGATGTGGTGTTCAGTGTCACCACTCAGTACCAGGGAACGTGTCGTTGTGAGGGGACCATATACCTGTGGAACTGGAACGACAAGATTATCATCTCAGACATTGACGGCACGATCACCAG ATCCGACACTCTGGGACACATACTGCCCACTCTGGGTAAGGATTGGACGCACCAAGGCATCGCCCGCCTCTTCCACAAAGTCAGCCA gaatggCTATAAGTTCATGTATTGCTCGGCGCGGGCGATCGGTATGGCGGGTATGACGCGTGGCTACCTGCACTGGGTGAATGAGAGCGGCACCATGTTGCCCCAGGGGCCGGTCCTGCTCAGTCCCAGTAGCCTGTTCTCCGCCCTGCACCG GGAGGTGATTGAGAAGAAGCCAGAGAAGTTTAAGGTGGAATGTCTGACCGACATCAAGAACCTGTTCTACCCAAACACACAGCCATTCTATGCTGCTTTTGGGAACAGGGCTACT GACGTGTACTCGTATAAGGAGGTGGGAGTTTCCTTGAACAGGATCTTCACGGTCAACCCCAAAGGAGAGCTGGTACAAGAGCACGCCAAGACCAACGTCTCCTCGTAA
- the lpin1b gene encoding phosphatidate phosphatase LPIN1 isoform X3, whose product MLCTAGTSETMNYVGQLAGHVVVQVRELYRGLNPATLSGCIDVIVVRRADGSMHCSPFHVRFGKLGVLRSREKLVDIEVNGEPVSLHMKLGDNGEAFFVEETENDQEVVPSYLVTSPISSDAETLVASCAQTPGAGGGEGGGMGKKRRKRRRKSRVDSTKRETSAGSSGDDDVFSIDTVTSGGAERGRTSSRDEVVNAGCSTGSYKHIGVYAHSDGDWTPIHSPNVSRPCSPKSDSELVTKAGEGRQQDPAMQWAWGELPQPSFLPSKPEPAATSPVSIPVSNSTHFRVIPNASATKELHHGNNSTSPQLFIPTVTAAEGAGPECLKVKAQPMRTDLDRLSAGTEDIAVGKDPMRAYNGPNGQDPGPMRIMDAEMTAMIPAHVVAEVEAGRVVAMETHPQNKTDSPTKRKDKRSRHLGSDGVYLDDITELEPEVAALYFPKSGTGRACENTGRRGNTSPQSVGSSDSGVDSHWDQPTELLSVTLSLCGGLTDSRDINKEHFQEKVVSYHQFSANPALIEDPNLVLKIGAKYYNWSTAAPILLAMQVFQKPLPKATVDSIVKEKMPRKSGRWWFSWRGRGNSTKPDAAAVNGSPAGTDHTGKMAAISRRKDESSSSDEDHLSAMQSASFAQSDPVLPQGGVSYRKTLRLSAEQLAGLQLKEGPNDVVFSVTTQYQGTCRCEGTIYLWNWNDKIIISDIDGTITRSDTLGHILPTLGKDWTHQGIARLFHKVSQNGYKFMYCSARAIGMAGMTRGYLHWVNESGTMLPQGPVLLSPSSLFSALHREVIEKNM is encoded by the exons ATGCTGTGCACTGCTGGAACG AGCGAGACGATGAACTATGTGGGGCAGCTGGCGGGTCATGTGGTGGTTCAGGTGAGGGAGTTGTATCGGGGCCTGAACCCGGCCACACTGTCGGGCTGCATCGACGTGATCGTGGTGCGCCGGGCCGACGGCTCCATGCACTGTTCCCCCTTCCACGTCCGCTTTGGCAAACTAGGAGTCCTGCGCTCACGGGAGAAACTG GTGGACATAGAGGTGAACGGTGAGCCTGTCAGTTTGCACATGAAGTTAGGAGATAATGGGGAGGCCTTCTTCGTGGAGGAGACAGAGAACGACCAG GAGGTGGTGCCGTCGTACCTGGTCACCTCCCCAATCTCGTCGGACGCCGAGACACTAGTGGCGTCTTGCGCCCAGACACCGGGGGCTGGCGGGGGGGAGGGCGGCGGCAtggggaagaagaggaggaagaggaggaggaagtccAGGGTGGACAGCACGAAGAGAGAGACGAGCGCGGGCTCCTCTGGTGACGACGACGTCTTCAGCATTGACACGGTTACCAGCGGTGGAGCCGAACGCGGcag GACCTCTTCTAGAGATGAAGTGGTGAATGCTGGTTGTTCCACTGGCTCCTATAAACACATTGGAGTGTATGCTCACTCTGATGGAGACTGGACCCCAATCCACAG tcctAATGTCTCTCGGCCCTGCTCACCCAAGAGTGACTCTGAGCTCGTCACGAAGGCGGGTGAGGGCAGACAGCAGGACCCAGCCATGCAGTGGGCCTGGGGAGAGCTTCCTCAG CCATCCTTCCTGCCGTCGAAGCCGGAACCGGCCGCCACGAGTCCTGTCTCCATACCCGTTTCCAACAGCACACACTTCAGAGTCATCCCTAACGCCTCGGCTACCAAGGAACTACACCATGGCAACAACAGCACGTCTCCACAGCTCTTCATTCCCACGGTGACTGCAgccgagggggcggggccagaatGCCTAAAGGTCAAGGCACAGCCAATGAGGACAGACTTGGATCGCCTAAGCGCAGGGACTGAGGACATTGCTGTAGGGAAGGATCCAATGAGAGCGTACAATGGCCCTAACGGACAGGATCCAGGGCCAATGAGAATAATGGATGCAGAGATGACGGCGATGATACCGGCACACGTGGTGGCAGAGGTTGAGGCTGGGCGGGTGGTGGCTATGGAAACGCATCCACAAAACAAAACTGATTCCCCCACCAAAAGAAAAG ACAAGAGAAGCCGCCATCTTGGTTCTGATGGGGTGTACCTCGATGACATCACCGAGCTGGAGCCGGAAGTGGCGGCCCTCTACTTTCCTAAGAG tggCACGGGGCGAGCGTGTGAGAACACAGGGCGCAGGGGAAACACGTCTCCTCAGTCTGTGGGCAGCTCAGACAGCGGGGTGGACAGCCACTGGGACCAGCCCACAGAGCTCCTGTCTgtcaccctctctctgtgtggagGACTGACTGACAGCAGGGACATCAATAAAG AGCACTTTCAGGAGAAGGTTGTGTCTTACCACCAGTTTTCGGCAAATCCAGCCCTCATAGAAGACCCGAATCTCGTGCTGAAAATCGGTGCCAA GTATTACAACTGGAGCACTGCTGCCCCCATCCTGCTAGCCATGCAGGTGTTTCAGAAGCCACTGCccaag GCCACCGTAGACAGCATTGTGAAGGAGAAGATGCCGAGGAAGAGTGGACGCTGGTGGTTTTcatggagaggaagaggaaacaGTACCAaaccg GATGCTGCAGCCGTGAACGGATCCCCTGCAGGAACAGATCATACAGGGAAGATGGCGGCCATCAGCAG GCGGAAGGATGAATCCTCCTCCAGTGATGAAGACCATCTTTCAGCCATGCAGTCAGCCAGCTTTGCCCAATCAGATCCCGTACTTCCCCAAGGGGGTGTGTCTTATAGGAAGACGCTCCGCCTCTCCGCTGAACAGCTG gCTGGCCTGCAGTTAAAGGAAGGCCCCAATGATGTGGTGTTCAGTGTCACCACTCAGTACCAGGGAACGTGTCGTTGTGAGGGGACCATATACCTGTGGAACTGGAACGACAAGATTATCATCTCAGACATTGACGGCACGATCACCAG ATCCGACACTCTGGGACACATACTGCCCACTCTGGGTAAGGATTGGACGCACCAAGGCATCGCCCGCCTCTTCCACAAAGTCAGCCA gaatggCTATAAGTTCATGTATTGCTCGGCGCGGGCGATCGGTATGGCGGGTATGACGCGTGGCTACCTGCACTGGGTGAATGAGAGCGGCACCATGTTGCCCCAGGGGCCGGTCCTGCTCAGTCCCAGTAGCCTGTTCTCCGCCCTGCACCG GGAGGTGATTGAGAAGAATATGTAA